From Triticum urartu cultivar G1812 chromosome 2, Tu2.1, whole genome shotgun sequence, a single genomic window includes:
- the LOC125534110 gene encoding ethylene-responsive transcription factor 1B-like has translation MEQHFAGTFPPGSYHQHRCYNAAAAAPSSDYDTSDMDDMTFLSTLLEFTDHASCSDPSLSSSSSSSDMTGVGAAAPHVPAGSSSPKRRGHHAPAAMPIANDFIGVRTRPWGKYAAEIRDSTRNGARVWLGTFGSPEAAAMAYDQAAFSARGDAAVLNFPVQRVRESLRALALGAVVGSPVLALKRRHRMRRRSPNKRPVKQQRRVAAVQEAARSATTGAVVLEDLGAEYLEELLRVSEPPMDHFHTTATASS, from the coding sequence ATGGAGCAGCATTTCGCCGGCACCTTCCCGCCGGGATCATACCACCAGCACCGCTGCTAcaacgccgccgccgctgcaccGTCGTCTGACTACGACACGAGCGACATGGACGACATGACCTTCCTCAGCACCCTCTTGGAGTTCACGGATCATGCCTCCTGCTCCGACCCCTCTCTCTCTTCAAGCTCGTCATCCTCCGACATGACGGGCGTCGGGGCTGCCGCGCCACATGTGCCCGCGGGCAGCAGCTCGCCGAAGCGCCGCGGTCACCATGCCCCCGCGGCCATGCCCATTGCCAATGACTTCATCGGGGTGCGCACGCGCCCGTGGGGCAAGTACGCGGCCGAGATCCGGGACTCGACGCGGAACGGCGCCCGCGTGTGGCTCGGCACCTTCGGCAGCCCCGAGGCGGCCGCCATGGCCTACGACCAGGCCGCCTTCTCCGCGCGCGGCGACGCGGCCGTGCTCAACTTCCCCGTCCAGCGCGTCCGGGAGTCGCTCCGCGCGCTCGCGCTCGGCGCCGTCGTGGGCTCGCCCGTGCTCGCGCTCAAGCGCCGCCACCGCATGCGCAGGCGTTCGCCCAACAAGAGGCCCGTGAAGCAGCAGCGCCGGGTTGCCGCCGTGCAGGAGGCAGCCCGGTCTGCGACGACCGGTGCGGTGGTGCTGGAGGACCTCGGCGCCGAGTACCTGGAGGAGCTCCTCCGGGTGTCCGAGCCGCCCATGGATCATTTCCACACAACGGCGACGGCGTCGTCCTGA